A single Mixta calida DNA region contains:
- the trhO gene encoding oxygen-dependent tRNA uridine(34) hydroxylase TrhO, with amino-acid sequence MPVLHNQVSNKELKARMLAETEPRTTVSFYKYFTIDDPQAFRDALYKALTELKVFGRIYVAHEGINAQVSVPASLYPRMQETLYGFHPALNNLRMNVALDDDGKSFWVLRLKVRDRIVADGITDDSFDASQVGAYLKADEVNAMLDDPDAVFVDMRNHYEYEVGHFDKALEIPADTFRDQLPMAVDMLQDKKDKKIVMYCTGGIRCEKASAWMRHNGFEQVYHVEGGIIEYARRAREQGLPVRFKGKNFVFDERMGERISDDVIAHCHQCGTPCDTHVNCVNDGCHLLFIQCPACAEKYQHCCSPICMEEASLPPEEQRARRAGRETSNKIFNKSRGLLNATLTIPAPSDKAES; translated from the coding sequence ATGCCAGTGTTACATAACCAGGTCTCCAACAAAGAGCTGAAGGCGCGCATGCTGGCCGAAACCGAGCCGCGCACCACCGTCTCTTTCTATAAATATTTCACCATCGACGATCCGCAGGCGTTTCGCGACGCGCTCTATAAAGCGCTGACCGAGCTGAAGGTCTTTGGTCGCATCTATGTCGCGCATGAGGGCATCAACGCTCAGGTCAGCGTGCCGGCCAGCCTCTATCCGCGTATGCAGGAGACGCTGTACGGTTTCCATCCGGCGCTAAATAACCTGCGCATGAACGTGGCGCTGGACGACGACGGCAAATCTTTCTGGGTGCTGCGCCTGAAAGTGCGCGATCGCATTGTGGCCGACGGCATCACCGACGACAGCTTCGACGCCAGCCAGGTCGGCGCCTATCTGAAAGCGGATGAAGTCAACGCCATGCTCGACGATCCCGATGCGGTGTTCGTCGATATGCGCAATCACTATGAATATGAAGTGGGCCACTTTGACAAGGCGCTGGAAATCCCCGCCGATACCTTCCGCGATCAGCTGCCGATGGCGGTGGATATGCTGCAGGATAAAAAAGATAAAAAGATCGTCATGTACTGCACCGGCGGCATTCGTTGCGAAAAAGCCAGCGCCTGGATGCGGCATAACGGTTTTGAGCAGGTTTATCACGTTGAAGGCGGGATTATCGAATATGCGCGCCGCGCGCGCGAGCAGGGCTTGCCGGTGCGGTTTAAAGGCAAAAACTTTGTCTTTGACGAGCGCATGGGCGAGCGCATTTCCGACGATGTTATCGCGCACTGCCACCAGTGCGGCACGCCGTGCGATACGCACGTCAACTGCGTCAACGACGGCTGCCATCTGTTGTTTATCCAGTGTCCGGCCTGCGCTGAGAAATATCAGCACTGCTGTAGTCCGATCTGCATGGAAGAAGCCTCGCTGCCGCCGGAAGAGCAGCGCGCGCGCCGCGCTGGTCGTGAAACCAGCAACAAGATTTTCAATAAATCGCGCGGCCTGCTGAATGCCACCCTGACCATCCCCGCGCCTTCCGATAAAGCGGAAAGCTAA
- a CDS encoding NADH:flavin oxidoreductase/NADH oxidase, whose translation MSQLFTPIKLGKLSLSNRIIIAPMCQYSAEQGKATPWHRIHLGHLSLSGAGLLIIEATAVEAAGRITPQDLGLWDDETEQALAETINDVKRYATMPLGIQLGHAGRKASCDVPWRGGGFLTPQQGGWQTSAPSALPYSEGDDKPLALTKARIEEIKQAFIDSAIRADRLGFELVEIHAAHGYLLHQFLSPLSNQRDDEYGGSLENRMRLVLEIFDEVRRVFPRDKAVGVRISASDWVEGGWDEEQSVALSKALEAAGCDYIHVSSGGLSPQQQISVGPNYQVPFAVGIKKAMTSMPVIAVGLITEPQQAEAILVNGEADAVALARAMLYDPRWPWHAAAELGEKVQAPPQYWRCEPHEVKGLFNL comes from the coding sequence ATGAGTCAGCTATTTACGCCGATAAAATTGGGTAAGTTATCTCTCAGTAACCGCATTATTATTGCGCCGATGTGCCAGTACTCGGCGGAACAGGGTAAAGCAACGCCCTGGCACCGCATTCATCTGGGCCATCTCTCCCTGTCCGGCGCCGGACTGTTGATTATCGAAGCGACCGCGGTGGAAGCCGCCGGGCGTATCACGCCACAGGATTTGGGGCTGTGGGATGACGAAACGGAGCAGGCGCTGGCGGAAACCATCAATGATGTTAAACGCTACGCGACGATGCCGCTGGGTATTCAGCTGGGCCATGCCGGACGCAAAGCGTCCTGCGACGTGCCGTGGCGCGGCGGCGGCTTTTTAACGCCGCAGCAGGGCGGCTGGCAGACCTCCGCGCCCTCCGCGCTGCCCTACAGCGAAGGCGATGATAAGCCGCTGGCGCTGACCAAAGCACGCATTGAGGAGATCAAGCAGGCCTTTATCGACAGCGCTATCCGCGCTGACCGTCTGGGCTTCGAGCTGGTGGAAATCCACGCGGCCCACGGCTACCTGCTGCACCAGTTCCTCTCTCCGCTCTCCAACCAGCGCGACGACGAATATGGCGGCTCGCTGGAAAACCGTATGCGCCTGGTACTGGAAATCTTCGACGAGGTTCGCCGCGTCTTCCCACGCGACAAAGCGGTCGGCGTGCGCATCTCCGCCTCCGACTGGGTTGAAGGCGGCTGGGATGAGGAGCAGTCTGTCGCGTTAAGCAAGGCGCTGGAGGCGGCAGGCTGCGACTATATCCACGTCTCCAGCGGCGGCCTTTCGCCACAACAGCAGATCAGCGTGGGCCCCAACTATCAGGTGCCGTTCGCCGTCGGCATTAAAAAAGCGATGACTTCTATGCCGGTGATCGCCGTCGGTCTGATTACCGAGCCGCAGCAGGCGGAAGCGATTCTGGTGAATGGCGAGGCGGACGCCGTGGCGTTGGCGCGCGCGATGCTTTACGATCCGCGCTGGCCATGGCACGCCGCCGCCGAACTGGGCGAAAAAGTGCAGGCGCCGCCGCAGTACTGGCGCTGCGAACCCCATGAGGTGAAGGGGCTGTTTAACCTGTAA